One region of Pelorhabdus rhamnosifermentans genomic DNA includes:
- a CDS encoding chemotaxis protein CheX: MDAGQVIPFIDAIVAVMPQIGFQNIKRGQLSVSDDNKITSLGVMAVVGITHAIRGTIAYNMTEESAKKIASKMMMGMPVVSFDEMAESAISELGNMLAANAAILFEQKGTIIDISTPTLVVGDSHASTSGNIKQIIVEVIVDEIPIEVHISVASA; the protein is encoded by the coding sequence ATGGATGCAGGGCAGGTTATACCATTTATTGATGCAATTGTCGCAGTTATGCCGCAAATCGGTTTTCAAAATATTAAGCGTGGACAACTTAGTGTAAGTGATGATAATAAAATTACCAGTTTGGGTGTCATGGCTGTTGTGGGTATTACGCATGCTATTCGTGGGACTATTGCTTATAATATGACAGAGGAATCAGCTAAAAAAATTGCCAGTAAAATGATGATGGGTATGCCTGTAGTTTCTTTTGATGAGATGGCTGAATCAGCTATTTCGGAATTGGGTAATATGCTTGCAGCGAATGCAGCCATATTATTTGAACAGAAGGGCACGATTATTGATATTTCGACGCCCACACTGGTTGTGGGGGATAGTCATGCAAGTACATCAGGAAATATAAAGCAGATTATTGTTGAAGTCATTGTGGATGAAATTCCCATTGAAGTGCATATCTCTGTAGCTTCAGCGTGA
- the fsa gene encoding fructose-6-phosphate aldolase, with translation MKIFIDTANVDDIRKANDLGVIRGVTTNPSLIAKEGRNFQEVVKEITSIVDGPISAEVISLEADKMVEEALPLAAIHPNIVIKIPMTAEGLKAVKLLNAKGIKTNVTLIFSANQALLAASAGASYVSPFVGRLEDINEDGMKVVTEIATIFNHFGFKTEIIAASIRTVRQATLVALAGAHIATLPYAVIEQMLHHPLTDAGIKRFLADWEKVKNK, from the coding sequence ATGAAAATTTTTATTGATACTGCCAATGTTGACGATATCAGAAAGGCCAATGATTTAGGGGTGATTCGTGGTGTTACGACAAATCCTTCGCTTATTGCCAAAGAGGGACGTAATTTTCAGGAAGTAGTTAAAGAAATTACGTCTATTGTGGATGGGCCGATTAGTGCCGAAGTCATTAGTTTAGAAGCGGATAAAATGGTAGAAGAAGCTTTGCCTTTAGCGGCTATTCATCCGAATATTGTTATTAAGATTCCTATGACAGCGGAAGGTTTAAAAGCTGTTAAGCTGCTCAATGCTAAAGGCATTAAGACGAATGTGACACTCATTTTTTCAGCTAATCAGGCATTACTGGCTGCTTCGGCGGGGGCTAGTTATGTCAGTCCTTTTGTCGGAAGACTGGAAGATATTAATGAAGACGGGATGAAGGTGGTAACAGAGATTGCCACGATATTTAATCATTTTGGCTTTAAAACGGAAATTATCGCTGCAAGTATTCGTACTGTTCGGCAAGCTACATTAGTAGCACTTGCGGGTGCTCATATTGCTACTTTGCCTTATGCAGTGATTGAGCAAATGCTGCACCATCCTTTGACTGATGCGGGGATTAAGCGTTTTCTTGCTGATTGGGAAAAAGTTAAAAATAAGTGA
- a CDS encoding ABC transporter substrate binding protein, translated as MLTGKGRLVLYVSFVLFCAFANVSKTHANENPNILILNSYSRDFSWTDDQTMGFIQTFKQTNIDATYFIEYLDWKNHPNEENLFEQQELLQIKYGTKKLDLIYTTDDAALKFVMEHRRELFQNVPVVFSGVYGTAALALIAGESNVTGVYEKMDTLGTLQMMRTFNPKLKTIYLLGDDTESGLESSRLIEKDICDANPDLSIKYFYGKNNDTINHELQQLPDNSAVLMASYSRDAEETTMEPERYVKMFSSNSRVPVYVLYDFEMGSGTVGGSVLSGKSQGIQAGQLGLKILAGEKASAVAPINIPRNVIMLDYQALKRYGISLDKVPADSQVINHPWSFYDEYWQGIWMTISAFFMMIVYILLLMRNIKQRKSAENVLKKSNEELTALYEEVYASEDTLHKQYQELSATQCALQKSQERYQLSFDGANDGLWDWDIITDKLYLSDRCDTILARKMEKICSSRDFLRKIVLPEDQKKMIDALRDHLSGKSAYYACEYRLNVSKELKWILIRGKAFINGKGHPTRMAGSLTDITLRKASEASIHYLAYYDSLTGLANRTALHEQLQTILAGGSDQSEGGALLFIDVDNFKVVNDTLGHSYGDALLIEIAKQLRNLCGTSQFIARMGGDEFVVLFKQLQTQREVCDYVKTLKDFFSTSVIIEEKKTHVTCSIGITFFPSDGVTADTLLQNADLAMYKAKSNGKNQYAFFDEKLAEHVQKQAHMERHLREALSKGELELWYQPQICLSSHSISGFEALVRWHSKEYGWMMPLEFIGFAEKSGFIIPMGQFILRQACLFIKKLYDEGYGELTVTVNISVVQLLENDFVESVQTILAETGVNARYIGFEITESILMESLDLNVHKLEALRKLGITIYLDDFGTGYSSLKYLQDLPIDVVKIDKSFVDNLKREQVGKTLTEVIIELAHLLDIKTVAEGVETEEQLEILRRYYCEAVQGYLFSRPVPEGKVRELLESGRLF; from the coding sequence TTGCTGACTGGAAAAGGGAGGCTTGTTTTATACGTTAGCTTTGTTTTGTTCTGTGCATTTGCGAATGTTTCAAAAACTCATGCGAATGAAAATCCAAATATTTTAATACTTAATTCTTATAGTCGCGATTTTTCATGGACAGATGATCAAACAATGGGGTTTATTCAGACATTCAAGCAAACGAATATTGATGCGACCTATTTTATCGAATATCTTGATTGGAAAAATCATCCTAATGAGGAAAATTTGTTTGAACAGCAGGAATTACTTCAAATCAAATATGGAACCAAGAAGTTGGATTTGATTTATACAACAGATGACGCGGCTTTAAAATTTGTGATGGAACATCGTCGCGAACTTTTTCAAAATGTACCTGTCGTTTTTTCGGGCGTATATGGTACAGCTGCCTTAGCTCTTATAGCAGGTGAATCCAATGTTACAGGCGTTTATGAAAAAATGGATACATTAGGTACTTTACAGATGATGAGGACTTTTAACCCCAAACTCAAAACGATTTATTTATTAGGTGATGATACAGAAAGCGGCTTAGAATCGAGTCGTTTGATTGAAAAAGATATTTGCGACGCCAACCCGGATCTTTCGATAAAATATTTTTATGGGAAGAATAATGATACCATTAATCATGAACTCCAACAACTTCCTGATAATAGTGCCGTCTTGATGGCTTCTTACAGTCGTGATGCCGAAGAAACAACGATGGAGCCTGAACGTTATGTCAAAATGTTTAGTAGCAACAGTCGTGTCCCTGTCTATGTTTTGTATGATTTTGAAATGGGGTCGGGCACTGTTGGCGGCAGTGTGTTGAGCGGAAAAAGCCAAGGCATTCAAGCTGGACAGTTAGGTTTAAAAATTTTAGCGGGAGAAAAGGCTTCCGCTGTTGCGCCAATCAATATTCCGAGGAATGTCATTATGCTGGATTATCAAGCACTCAAACGTTATGGAATTTCTCTTGATAAGGTTCCTGCTGATAGTCAGGTTATTAATCATCCCTGGTCTTTTTATGATGAGTACTGGCAGGGGATTTGGATGACTATCAGTGCTTTTTTCATGATGATTGTCTATATTCTGCTATTAATGAGAAATATTAAACAACGTAAGTCGGCGGAAAACGTTCTGAAAAAGAGTAATGAAGAATTAACGGCTCTTTATGAGGAAGTATATGCGTCAGAGGATACACTTCACAAGCAGTATCAAGAACTTTCAGCCACTCAGTGTGCTCTTCAAAAGAGCCAGGAACGGTACCAGCTTTCTTTTGATGGGGCGAATGATGGTTTATGGGATTGGGATATTATAACAGATAAATTGTATTTGTCTGATCGATGTGACACTATTTTGGCCAGGAAAATGGAAAAAATTTGTAGTAGTAGGGACTTTTTGCGAAAAATAGTATTACCTGAAGATCAAAAGAAGATGATAGATGCATTACGTGATCATCTTAGCGGAAAAAGTGCTTATTATGCTTGTGAGTATCGATTGAATGTATCAAAAGAATTGAAATGGATACTCATTCGCGGGAAAGCATTTATTAATGGCAAGGGGCATCCCACCCGGATGGCGGGATCATTGACCGATATTACGCTGCGGAAGGCCAGTGAAGCATCTATTCACTATTTAGCTTATTATGATTCCTTGACTGGATTGGCTAATCGAACGGCATTACATGAACAATTACAAACTATTTTGGCTGGAGGCAGCGATCAGAGTGAAGGGGGAGCGCTACTCTTTATTGATGTGGATAATTTTAAAGTCGTCAATGATACACTAGGTCATTCTTATGGTGACGCACTCCTAATTGAAATTGCTAAACAGTTGCGCAATTTATGCGGTACGTCACAATTTATCGCTCGTATGGGTGGCGATGAATTTGTCGTTCTTTTTAAACAACTTCAAACGCAACGAGAAGTTTGTGATTATGTTAAAACATTGAAAGATTTTTTTAGCACGTCAGTTATTATAGAGGAGAAAAAAACGCATGTAACCTGTAGTATTGGCATTACCTTTTTTCCTTCTGATGGGGTAACAGCCGATACATTGCTTCAAAATGCTGATCTAGCCATGTATAAAGCAAAGAGTAATGGAAAGAATCAATATGCTTTTTTTGATGAAAAACTGGCCGAACATGTGCAAAAGCAGGCTCATATGGAGAGACATTTGCGGGAAGCATTGTCAAAAGGTGAGTTAGAACTTTGGTATCAGCCTCAGATCTGTTTGTCTAGCCATAGTATTAGCGGATTTGAAGCTCTCGTTCGTTGGCATAGTAAAGAATACGGCTGGATGATGCCGCTGGAGTTTATTGGTTTTGCTGAAAAATCAGGGTTTATTATTCCCATGGGGCAATTTATTCTTAGGCAGGCTTGTCTGTTTATTAAAAAATTGTATGATGAAGGCTATGGAGAGCTTACGGTTACAGTGAATATTTCAGTTGTCCAATTGCTTGAAAATGATTTTGTTGAATCAGTGCAGACTATTTTAGCTGAAACAGGCGTTAATGCCCGTTATATTGGTTTTGAAATTACGGAAAGTATTCTTATGGAATCGCTTGATTTGAATGTTCATAAGCTTGAGGCGCTTAGGAAGCTTGGAATTACGATTTATCTGGATGACTTTGGTACGGGTTATTCTTCTTTAAAATATCTGCAAGACTTGCCTATTGACGTTGTTAAAATTGATAAATCATTTGTTGATAATCTAAAGAGGGAGCAAGTGGGCAAAACATTGACGGAAGTGATTATTGAATTAGCTCATTTGCTGGATATTAAGACGGTTGCAGAAGGTGTTGAAACAGAAGAACAATTGGAAATATTAAGACGGTATTATTGTGAAGCTGTTCAGGGATATCTCTTTAGCAGGCCTGTTCCAGAGGGGAAAGTACGTGAGCTATTAGAAAGTGGGCGTTTATTTTAG
- a CDS encoding NAD(P)-dependent malic enzyme, translating into MDIYEKSLALHKQLRGKIAITSKMSVTNKNDLALAYSPGVAEPCRQIAKNEEDVYDYTAKGNMVAVVSDGSAVLGLGNIGPKAAIPVMEGKAILFKNLANVDAVPICLDTQDTEEIIKTVKYLAPTFGAINLEDIAAPRCFEIERRLKEELDIPVFHDDQHGTAICVLAGLINAHKVVNKDLTESQIVINGAGAAGIAIGKLLLAYGAKQIVMVDKEGIINHNNPQTLLNDGHREIAKVTNPEQKTGNLRAALIGADVFVGVSRPGLVTKEMVTTMNKDAILFAMANPEPEIFPDEAKQGGAAVVGTGRSDFPNMINNVVAFPGMLKGALAVRASDINQNMYLAAAIAIANSVSASELTADYVFPEPLNPKTACIVAKAVAQAAKHSGVARI; encoded by the coding sequence ATGGATATTTATGAAAAATCATTGGCTTTACACAAACAACTCCGAGGAAAAATTGCCATAACGAGTAAAATGTCTGTCACAAATAAAAACGATTTAGCCTTAGCCTACAGTCCCGGCGTTGCAGAACCTTGCCGCCAGATTGCTAAAAACGAAGAAGACGTTTACGACTATACAGCAAAGGGAAATATGGTCGCTGTTGTCTCGGATGGCTCAGCCGTACTCGGACTAGGGAATATTGGTCCGAAAGCAGCAATTCCGGTTATGGAAGGAAAAGCTATTTTATTTAAAAATCTCGCCAATGTCGATGCTGTTCCCATCTGCCTGGATACACAAGATACGGAAGAAATCATTAAAACTGTAAAATATCTAGCCCCAACCTTTGGTGCTATTAATCTTGAGGATATTGCTGCACCGCGGTGCTTCGAAATTGAACGGCGCCTTAAAGAAGAACTTGATATCCCTGTTTTTCATGATGACCAACATGGTACGGCCATTTGTGTATTGGCTGGTCTCATTAACGCCCATAAAGTTGTCAACAAGGACTTAACAGAAAGCCAGATTGTCATTAATGGCGCCGGTGCTGCAGGCATTGCCATCGGCAAACTGCTGCTAGCTTATGGTGCCAAACAAATTGTCATGGTAGATAAAGAAGGCATTATTAATCACAATAATCCTCAAACCTTACTTAATGACGGTCACAGAGAAATAGCCAAGGTAACGAACCCCGAACAAAAGACAGGTAATCTGAGAGCTGCATTAATCGGTGCCGATGTATTTGTCGGTGTATCCAGACCGGGCCTCGTGACGAAAGAAATGGTTACTACTATGAATAAAGATGCCATTTTATTTGCCATGGCCAATCCTGAACCAGAGATATTTCCTGATGAAGCCAAACAAGGCGGTGCTGCAGTCGTTGGAACAGGCCGCTCTGATTTTCCAAATATGATTAACAATGTCGTGGCTTTTCCTGGAATGTTAAAAGGAGCCCTCGCTGTCAGAGCCAGTGACATCAATCAAAATATGTATTTAGCTGCTGCTATTGCCATCGCTAACAGTGTCAGTGCGAGTGAACTCACCGCTGATTATGTATTTCCAGAACCTCTTAATCCCAAAACAGCCTGTATCGTAGCTAAGGCAGTGGCTCAAGCGGCAAAACATTCCGGCGTAGCAAGAATCTAA
- a CDS encoding response regulator produces the protein MEEMKSEKIRVLIVDDSPFSCQLIADSLDPLQFDVVGFANDFQSALESYRTYRPDVITMDIVMPEMDGLEVTKRIVAEEPEAKVVVISSMKDDDLMELGKKNGATAFLQKPFESPELMATLRSIHKRNVEDDVFRNHYPEDFIASCILFMQRFVKDIDFEPIMHGPRLPASGVVALVGITGKFSGRMSFDLSPSTAKDLATRLLKQEPESTEQIYDVIAEFANIVAGNASSRLNKEFRGACLRVSPPAIFSGNQFSIASPHVDVYAWDITTPYGKVRLSVGFKKAGI, from the coding sequence ATGGAAGAGATGAAGAGTGAAAAAATTCGTGTGCTTATTGTAGATGATTCTCCGTTTAGTTGTCAGCTTATTGCTGATTCGTTAGATCCACTGCAGTTTGATGTCGTAGGTTTTGCAAATGATTTTCAATCGGCTCTTGAAAGTTATCGAACTTATCGGCCTGATGTTATTACAATGGACATTGTTATGCCGGAAATGGACGGATTGGAAGTCACTAAACGGATTGTTGCAGAGGAACCAGAAGCTAAAGTAGTGGTCATATCGAGTATGAAAGATGATGATCTTATGGAATTAGGCAAGAAGAATGGAGCTACGGCTTTTCTTCAAAAGCCTTTTGAGTCTCCAGAACTGATGGCTACTTTGCGGAGCATCCATAAAAGAAACGTAGAGGATGATGTTTTTAGAAATCACTATCCTGAAGATTTTATTGCTTCTTGTATTCTTTTCATGCAGCGTTTTGTAAAAGATATTGATTTTGAACCCATTATGCATGGACCCCGGCTGCCCGCAAGTGGCGTAGTGGCTCTTGTGGGTATTACTGGAAAATTCAGTGGACGAATGAGTTTTGATTTATCCCCTTCTACAGCAAAAGATCTTGCTACCCGCTTGCTTAAACAAGAACCTGAAAGTACAGAGCAAATCTATGATGTTATTGCTGAATTTGCCAATATTGTCGCAGGAAATGCTTCATCACGGTTAAACAAAGAATTTCGCGGAGCTTGTTTGCGTGTGTCTCCGCCAGCCATTTTTTCGGGTAATCAGTTTTCAATAGCTAGTCCTCATGTTGATGTTTATGCATGGGATATTACGACTCCTTATGGCAAAGTCCGGCTTAGTGTGGGCTTTAAAAAGGCGGGGATATAA
- a CDS encoding amino acid ABC transporter substrate-binding protein, with translation MKKIIAFLVVCMISGLVLAGCGSTATKAPEQKKIVVGLDDNFPPMGFRDEQNNIVGFDIDMAKEAAKRLGIEVEFKPIDWSSKEAELNGKRVDALWNGMNITEDRKKNMLFSEPYMNAKQLIFLPKDSTAKGLDDLKGKVVGIQNTSTADEIIEANKEMKASFKEVRKYSDCIEAFMDLQTGRVDAVITDETFGKYFMSKNPDKYIVLDKVIGEVGVLGIGFRKDDQQLRDKVQKVLDEMKKDGTSAKISQKWFGADLIIK, from the coding sequence ATGAAAAAAATAATTGCATTTTTAGTTGTTTGTATGATTTCTGGTCTGGTATTGGCGGGGTGTGGCAGTACGGCTACGAAGGCACCAGAACAGAAAAAAATTGTTGTTGGCTTGGATGATAATTTTCCTCCTATGGGCTTTCGCGATGAACAAAATAATATTGTTGGTTTTGATATAGATATGGCGAAAGAAGCTGCTAAGAGATTAGGCATTGAAGTAGAGTTTAAGCCCATTGATTGGAGCAGTAAAGAGGCTGAATTAAATGGTAAACGCGTAGATGCTTTGTGGAACGGCATGAATATCACGGAAGACCGCAAAAAAAATATGTTGTTTAGTGAGCCCTATATGAATGCTAAACAACTTATTTTTCTTCCAAAAGATTCTACTGCCAAGGGCCTGGATGATTTAAAAGGAAAAGTAGTGGGTATTCAAAATACCAGTACAGCCGATGAAATCATTGAAGCGAACAAGGAGATGAAGGCTTCGTTTAAAGAAGTAAGGAAATACTCCGATTGTATTGAAGCCTTTATGGATCTTCAAACAGGTCGTGTTGATGCAGTCATTACAGATGAAACATTTGGAAAGTATTTTATGTCGAAGAATCCTGATAAATACATTGTGTTAGATAAAGTCATTGGTGAAGTTGGCGTCCTTGGTATTGGGTTCCGCAAAGATGATCAACAATTGCGTGATAAAGTACAGAAGGTATTGGATGAAATGAAGAAAGACGGAACTTCTGCTAAAATATCACAAAAATGGTTTGGTGCTGATTTAATTATTAAGTAA
- a CDS encoding LysR family transcriptional regulator, with amino-acid sequence MDLRQLEYFRMVCRLNNMTRAAEYLHVAQPAISVAIQKLEEEVGVQFFERSHKQFTLTAEGRIFLERAEDILNRAQDVILEMNEYRELKKGTIKLGVPPMIGSYLFPHIFAGFKQVYPALELMVIEEGSLAIRNMLEQDQLDLGIVITSDLSSTLNAKRIAKSEIVVCFSPLHPLAEQTSVNFDALQHEPFILLKEDTYHRRIILHECKKYGFDPNIILSSSQIDTIKGLIATGVGISFLLDVIAASDQRIHCIPLESHLFVEIGLTWKKDRYLSKASQSFIEYMSTRIQ; translated from the coding sequence ATGGATTTAAGACAGTTAGAATATTTTAGAATGGTTTGCCGTCTAAATAATATGACACGAGCTGCAGAGTATCTTCATGTGGCACAGCCGGCTATTTCTGTGGCCATTCAAAAATTGGAAGAAGAAGTGGGCGTGCAATTTTTTGAGCGCAGTCACAAACAATTTACTCTGACTGCAGAAGGCCGAATTTTTCTTGAGCGGGCGGAGGATATATTGAATCGGGCGCAAGACGTAATTCTGGAAATGAATGAGTATCGAGAATTAAAAAAAGGTACCATTAAATTGGGTGTTCCGCCGATGATTGGTTCTTATTTGTTTCCTCATATTTTTGCCGGTTTTAAGCAGGTTTATCCTGCGCTTGAATTAATGGTGATTGAAGAAGGGTCTTTAGCTATTCGCAATATGCTAGAACAAGATCAACTGGATTTAGGTATTGTTATCACATCGGATTTGTCATCGACATTAAACGCAAAACGCATTGCTAAAAGTGAGATCGTTGTTTGTTTTTCACCGTTACATCCGCTGGCGGAGCAAACAAGTGTCAATTTTGATGCGTTACAGCATGAGCCGTTTATTTTGTTGAAAGAGGATACTTATCATAGACGGATTATTTTGCATGAATGTAAAAAATATGGTTTTGATCCGAATATCATATTGTCATCCAGTCAGATTGATACGATTAAGGGATTAATTGCCACAGGCGTTGGTATATCTTTTTTACTCGATGTTATTGCGGCTTCGGATCAGCGTATTCATTGTATTCCCCTTGAGAGTCACCTGTTTGTTGAAATTGGATTAACATGGAAAAAAGATCGTTATTTATCAAAGGCTTCGCAAAGCTTTATCGAATATATGAGCACGCGTATTCAGTAG
- the tkt gene encoding transketolase has product MNVNEIDQLAVNTIRILSIDAIEKANSGHPGMPMGAASMAYQLWTKHLNQNPENPKWFNRDRFVLSGGHGSMLLYSLLHLAGYDLSLDDLKQFRQWQSKTPGHPEYGHTQGVEATTGPLGQGIAMAVGMAMAERHLAAQFNKGDIEIIHHYTYGMCGDGDLMEGVSAEAASYAGHLKLGKLIVLYDSNNISLDGNLDQSFSENVQQRFEAYGWQVLRVEDGNDLVAIDAALNLAKADIHRPTLIEVKTTIGYGSPNKSGSSVSHGSPLGKEEAKLTKQFYQWSHEEFYVPDEVYTQFKHNVKERGQKAENDWNALFKRYIQQYPELGEALTQAISGNLPENWENNLPIYETGKKVATRSASGEVINAIAGVVPTLFGGSADLSSSTKTMMKTGGNFMADDYSGRNIWFGVREFAMGAELNGMALHGGVKVFGGTFFVFCDYLRPAIRLAALMKLPVTYVFTHDSIAVGEDGPTHEPVEQLASLRPLPNINLIRPADGNETAAAWKVAMESKDKPTALILSRQNLPTLESTPDLALEGVARGAYVVSKTSATEPKVLLLASGSEVAIAIEAQQQLEAEHIATTVVSFPSWNLFEEQSAEYKKSILLPQVKARLAIEMGASLGWERYIGDEGDVLAIDRFGASGRGEKVMQEYGFTVENIIAKAKALVK; this is encoded by the coding sequence ATGAACGTAAATGAAATTGATCAACTTGCTGTAAACACCATTCGCATTTTGTCCATAGACGCAATTGAAAAAGCCAATTCTGGCCATCCCGGTATGCCTATGGGGGCAGCTTCTATGGCTTACCAATTATGGACGAAGCACTTAAACCAAAATCCTGAAAATCCAAAATGGTTTAATCGAGATCGTTTTGTTTTGTCAGGTGGACATGGATCAATGCTTCTTTATAGTTTGCTTCATTTAGCAGGGTATGATTTGTCTCTCGATGATTTGAAGCAATTTCGGCAGTGGCAGAGTAAGACGCCCGGACATCCAGAGTATGGCCATACTCAAGGTGTAGAAGCAACGACAGGTCCGCTTGGACAGGGAATTGCTATGGCAGTGGGCATGGCAATGGCTGAACGACATCTTGCTGCTCAGTTTAATAAAGGCGATATTGAAATCATTCATCATTATACCTATGGAATGTGTGGCGATGGTGACTTGATGGAGGGAGTTTCAGCAGAAGCGGCTTCTTATGCGGGGCATTTAAAGCTTGGCAAGCTCATTGTTCTTTATGATTCCAATAATATTTCGCTTGACGGCAATTTGGATCAATCTTTTTCTGAAAATGTTCAGCAGCGCTTCGAAGCTTATGGTTGGCAAGTGCTTCGCGTCGAAGACGGGAATGACCTTGTTGCGATTGATGCCGCGCTTAACCTTGCGAAAGCCGATATTCATCGTCCAACCCTTATTGAGGTTAAAACGACGATTGGTTATGGTTCTCCCAATAAATCAGGTTCTTCTGTATCCCATGGGTCGCCCCTAGGCAAGGAAGAAGCCAAATTAACTAAGCAGTTTTATCAGTGGTCTCATGAGGAATTCTACGTTCCTGATGAAGTTTATACCCAGTTTAAACACAATGTAAAAGAACGCGGTCAGAAGGCCGAAAATGATTGGAACGCCTTATTTAAGCGCTATATACAGCAGTATCCAGAATTAGGTGAGGCTTTAACTCAGGCTATATCGGGAAACTTACCAGAAAACTGGGAAAATAATCTGCCTATTTATGAAACAGGTAAAAAAGTTGCCACTCGTTCTGCATCTGGTGAAGTAATTAATGCTATAGCAGGTGTAGTGCCAACACTATTTGGTGGTTCAGCCGATCTTTCTAGTTCAACAAAAACCATGATGAAAACAGGCGGTAACTTTATGGCTGATGATTATAGCGGTCGTAATATTTGGTTTGGCGTTCGTGAATTTGCCATGGGAGCTGAACTAAACGGCATGGCTTTGCATGGTGGAGTCAAGGTATTTGGCGGAACCTTTTTTGTGTTCTGCGATTATCTAAGACCTGCCATCCGTTTAGCTGCTTTAATGAAATTACCTGTAACCTATGTGTTTACACATGACAGTATTGCTGTAGGTGAAGATGGTCCGACACATGAACCTGTAGAGCAGTTGGCATCACTTAGACCGCTGCCGAATATCAATCTTATTCGGCCTGCTGACGGTAATGAAACAGCGGCAGCCTGGAAGGTTGCTATGGAATCGAAAGATAAACCAACAGCCCTTATCTTGTCCCGTCAGAATTTGCCGACTTTAGAATCGACGCCGGACTTAGCATTAGAAGGTGTGGCGCGTGGCGCTTATGTTGTTTCCAAAACTTCAGCAACTGAGCCTAAAGTTTTATTACTTGCCAGCGGTTCCGAAGTGGCAATTGCCATTGAGGCACAACAACAATTAGAAGCAGAACATATTGCTACTACTGTTGTTAGTTTCCCATCTTGGAATTTATTTGAAGAACAGTCAGCGGAATATAAGAAATCCATACTTTTGCCACAAGTGAAAGCGCGGTTGGCCATTGAAATGGGAGCTTCTCTTGGTTGGGAACGCTACATAGGTGATGAGGGTGATGTACTTGCCATTGACCGCTTTGGTGCTTCAGGACGCGGTGAAAAGGTAATGCAGGAATATGGTTTTACGGTGGAGAATATTATTGCGAAAGCGAAGGCCTTAGTGAAATAA
- the hprK gene encoding HPr(Ser) kinase/phosphatase, which produces MIVKDILASCHLDIQCGKEYLNREITVTDINRPGLALAGYLEHFDRQRIQVIGMTELSFLHSLDADTALKRFGAFIDMDFPCLVITRKLVLPDSWSDLAQNGQVPLLNTDLPTTQFIGMLTDYLDYRLAPSSRIHGVFLDVHGVGVLITGESGVGKSETALELIHRGHRLIADDAVDITRRGANTLIGTAPDRIRYLIEIRGLGILDVKMLFGTGAIRMSGSIDLVIQLEEWQQGKYYDRLGIDEEETIVLGVSLPYLTIPVRPGRNLAAIVEVAAMNYRQKVLGYKPALRFIENWQ; this is translated from the coding sequence GTGATTGTAAAAGACATTCTTGCATCTTGTCACTTGGATATTCAATGTGGCAAGGAGTATTTGAATCGTGAAATTACTGTTACGGATATCAATCGACCCGGCTTAGCCTTAGCAGGCTATCTGGAACATTTTGATCGCCAGAGAATTCAAGTTATTGGTATGACAGAACTCTCTTTTTTACATTCTCTTGATGCTGACACGGCACTGAAACGTTTTGGTGCTTTTATTGACATGGATTTTCCCTGTCTTGTCATTACACGAAAGCTCGTCCTTCCTGACAGTTGGAGTGATTTGGCTCAAAATGGGCAGGTCCCCTTACTGAACACAGACTTGCCAACAACGCAGTTTATTGGCATGCTGACAGACTATCTTGATTACCGTTTGGCGCCTAGCAGTCGTATACATGGTGTTTTCCTTGATGTACATGGCGTGGGTGTTTTAATTACTGGCGAGAGTGGTGTGGGGAAAAGTGAGACAGCACTGGAATTGATTCATCGAGGCCATCGACTCATTGCTGATGACGCAGTAGATATTACGCGACGTGGTGCAAATACACTTATTGGTACCGCACCGGACAGAATCCGTTATTTAATAGAAATTAGAGGACTCGGTATTTTAGATGTGAAAATGCTTTTTGGTACAGGAGCAATTCGCATGTCAGGTAGTATTGATCTTGTCATTCAATTAGAAGAATGGCAACAGGGAAAATATTATGACCGTTTAGGTATTGATGAAGAGGAAACAATTGTTTTGGGAGTTTCCTTGCCTTATCTTACCATTCCTGTCCGCCCTGGCCGGAATTTAGCAGCTATAGTTGAAGTAGCGGCAATGAATTATCGTCAAAAAGTTTTAGGTTATAAACCAGCCTTACGATTTATTGAAAATTGGCAGTAA